The following is a genomic window from Treponema pallidum subsp. pallidum str. Nichols.
ACTTGGGAACGACAAATTCATGTGTTGCGATCATGGAGGGGGGGGAGCCCGTTGTCATTCAAAATGCCGAAGGGGGAAGGACTACGCCCTCCATTATCGGTTTCACCTCTGATGGTGGACGCGTCGTCGGTCAGCCAGCAAAAAACCAAATGGTTACTAATCCGGAACATACTATCTATTCGATAAAGCGCTTTATCGGCAGTCGTTTCAATGAACTGACCGGTGAAGCAAAAAAGGTGCCCTACAAAATTGTTCCACAGGGAGACGACGTGCGCGTTGAGGTGGAGGGTAAGCTTTACTCTACGCAGGAGATCTCCGCGTTCATTTTGCAAAAAATGAAGAAGACAGCTGAGGATTATTTGGGCGAGGCAGTCACAGAGGCAGTCATTACCGTTCCGGCTTACTTTAACGATGCACAGCGTCAGGCAACCAAGGATGCGGGGAAGATAGCAGGGCTCGATGTGAAGCGTATTATTAATGAGCCGACTGCTGCGTCGCTTGCCTTTGGTTTTAACAAAGACTCTAAGAGAGAGAAGATTATTGCTGTGTATGATCTTGGGGGGGGTACCTTTGACATATCCATCTTGGAACTCGGTGACGGTGTTTTTGAAGTCAAGTCAACGAATGGGGACACTCACCTGGGGGGCGATGACTTTGATGCACGTATCGTGCAATGGCTGGAGCAGGGCTTCAAGAGTGACACGGGTATCGACTTGGGCAACGACCGCATGGCGTTGCAGCGGCTGAGAGAAGCGGCGGAGAAAGCAAAGATAGCGCTTTCTTCCTCTGCGAGTACCGAGATTAATTTGCCCTTCATTACTGCAGATGCCAATGGGCCAAAGCATCTCCAGAGGACTCTCTCTCGATCTGAGTTTGAGAAGATGACTGATGATCTTTTTGAGCGGACCAAAGAGCCTTGCCGCAAGGCGCTCAAAGACGCCGGAATTAGTGCGGACAGGATCGATGAGATTCTCTTAGTTGGTGGTTCCACGCGCATGCCCAAAGTAGCGCACGTGATCAAAGATGTCTTTGGGAAAGAAGGATCGAAGGGAGTCAATCCTGACGAGGCTGTCGCAATTGGCGCTGCAATTCAAGGAGGTATCCTCGGGGGGGACGTGAAGGATGTACTTCTCTTAGACGTTACGCCTCTTTCTCTAGGAATTGAAACAATGGGCGGGGTGTTCACTCCGCTTATCAGTCGTAATACCACCATCCCCACGCGCAAGAGTCAGGTGTTTTCCACCGCAGCTGATGGGCAGACGGCAGTTTCCATTCACGTGCTGCAGGGGGAGCGTGGCATGGCGAACCAAAACCGGACGCTCGGTAATTTTGATCTAGTAGGAATTCCCCCTGCTCCGCGGGGAGTGCCGCAAATTGAAGTGACGTTTGACATTGATGCGAATGGTATCGTGCACGTTTCTGCCAAAGACCTAGGGACGGGAAAAGAGCAGCACATCCGCATTGAAAGTTCGAGTGGTCTGAGCGAAAGTGAAATCGACCGCATGGTAAAGGAAGCCGAAGCGAATGCAGAAAGTGATAAGCGTGAGCGGGAGAAAATCGAAGCACGTAACGTGGCTGACTCCCTAATCTATCAGACGGAAAAGACGCTCAAGGAGGCGGGAGACGGGGTGAACGCTGCGGACCGCGCGCGCATAGACGAGGCGATCGCAGAGTTGAAGACGGTGCTCTCAGGCGACGACGTCGCATCGATCAAAGCGAAGACTGAGATCTTGCAGCAAGCTTCCTACAAAATTGCGGAGGAAATGTATAAACGTCAAGCAGCAGCGGGTGCCGCTGCAGGTAAGAAGAGTGATGCACCCTCTGGCAATGAGGCAGAAGGTGGTGACGTTGATTACGAGGTAGTGAAGGACGAAGATTCAAAGTAGGCATCTGGTGTTGCGGGGAGGGAATAGCCTGCGTGTAGGAGCTGTGTGATCTGACTTCCCCCAGGCCTTTTGTGATCCGGGTGTTCGCCTGATCGCCCGGGTCTTTCGGCTGTCTAGTGGGTGTTTGGATGTAGCCTGCGTAGGCGGTGCTTCAGGCGTCCTGCTTTTGTGCCGGTTTCGCGTGCACACCCTGTTTTTCTGTGTGTGCGCGCAAATGTAGACAAAGATTCTCTAGACGGGGTGATCGTGGCAAAGAAGGATTATTACGAGGTTCTCGGTATCTCAAAGACCGCGAGTGGAGAAGAAATCAAAAAGGCGTACCGGCGGCTGGCTATTCAGTTTCATCCTGACCGTAATCAGGGAAATAAAGAGGCGGAGGAACGCTTCAAGGAGGCTACCGAAGCCTATGAGGTGCTCATTGATGCACAGAAGCGTGCCGCGTACGATCGGTATGGCTTTGATGGCCTGAAGGATATGCACGGTGCGCATGGCTTTAACTCTTCGGCCTTTCAGGGGTTCGAAGATATTTTTGGGGGTGGCTTTTCTGATATCTTTGAAAATATTTTTGGGACTTCGTCTCGCCGCGGCGGTTCAGGGAACGACGGCTCGGGTGGCTCCGGGCGTGGGGCAAACTTGCGTTATGATTTGCAAATCTCTTTTGAAGAAGCAGTGTACGGGAAAAAGAGTGAGCTGCACTATGTGCGCGACGAAACGTGTATTACCTGCAAGGGTGCCGGCTCGGCCAGCGGTGGGCGTAAGATGTGTCCAGATTGCAAGGGTACGGGGCAGATTCGGCGTAGTACAGGTTTTTTCTCTATTGCGCAAAGTTGTGCGCGCTGTGGTGGTGAGGGGACGATTATCGAAAGTCCCTGTGCACGGTGTGCGGGTAGTGGCATTGAGCGTAAAAAGCAAAAAATTATCGTCAGTATTCCGGCAGGTGTAGAAGAAGGGCGGCGCATTACTATTCCCCGTCAGGGAAACGCCGGTCGCGCAGGCGGTGCCTACGGGGACCTGTACGTGTTTGTGTTTGTTCGTGCGCATGAGTATTTCGAACGTGAAGGTGCTGACCTGTACTGTGCAACTTCGATATCGGTAACCCAAGCGATTTTGGGCGCGCAGGTGACGGTGCGGGCATTAGATGGATCTGCGCAGCAGGTGCGGGTTCCGGCCGGCACGCAGGGAGGTGCGCTTTTGCGTGTTAAGGGTATGGGGGTCCCACTGGCGCGCGGGGCGGGGGATTTGTACGTAAAGGTATTGGTGCGTATTCCAACTACGCTTTCTGCACGGTCGCGTGCGCTCTTAGCGGAGATTTCTCAAGAGGAAGGGGAAAACGCCCATCCGCCGTTGCTTGAACTTTCAAGTCTCAAGTAGGCTACAGAAAGGGGCGCGTGGGGTAAAAGGATTATTCTCGCGTGCGTGGTGTTTCTTTCTCGTGTGTCGCAGGATGAGTTGGCTTCATCGTGATGGGTGCGTGTGCTATCTGAGTTTTCTTCCCACAGTTTAAAAGACAACGTGTTTTTGAAGCAGCCATACAAAGGGAACGGTAGGTGATTCGCAGAAGGCTCGCAATTGTAAAGGCAGGTTCATTCGCACTCCTGGCGCTTTTTTTTTCAATATTTTTGCGCTTTCTCAGTCCGCGGTATTCGTTTCTCGGTCGTTTCGTTTCTGCGCGCGATATGGCGCTGTTGATTTCTCGGTATGAGCATTTGCCTGAGCTTTCTTCGCGTGATCGAGCCTTGCTGGTAGGTTTCGTTTTCATGATTTTTGCGCTTGCGCTTACAGAAATCCAACGCTATGCGCACGGGCGCATCCGTCTTGTTGTCTATCGACAAACTGAAACGCGTCTTTTTGAACATTTTATTACACTGCTGCGCTTTTGCTACCGTAATGAACAACTTGTTGCTGCCTTCCAGGAGGTGCTTGAATATCGCGCCGATTGCGCAGTGCTCTTAATGGATACGATAAGTAATCGTGTTATTTACAACAGTGCTGCACGATTTGTTTCAGACACACGCACGTATGATCTTGTGCTTCATAAGTTTTCTATGGACTACACGTGGCACTGGTCAGACGGTATATATTTTTTTGATGATGATCTGTGTCTTATGTCTGACCGACGTCGGGCTCGTGGGGTATGTCTTTCCAGTGGAGAGCTGCGTCTTTTTATAGTATGTCGTTTTATCCGTGCTGTTGAGCGCGAAGTTATATCGCTCTTGTTCAAAGAGTTTGAAGAGTATTTAAATCGAAAGAGGAACATGAGCACTTTGTTGTTGTACTCCCATGTATCCCAGGAATGGGCAATGATGGCGCGTGTACAGCGCGCACTTTTGCCTAAGGCGCTCCCACATACCAAGGAAATATGCGTCGGGGCATTCTATCAGCCACTGGTTAATGTATCTGGGGATTATTACGACGTTATTTCAATTGATGAACACCTGTTTTTATTTGTAATTGGAGATGTTTCTGGCAAAGGTTTGGCCGCGTCGTTAGTTATGGGTGTTGTGCTCAGTACGATTCGCATCGTGGAAGACAAAAAGAATCTTCCTGAGATTTTGTATGCGGTGGACCGGGCAGTAAAGCGTATGCATCTCCACGATAAGTACACGACCTTATTCTTGGGATTAATTGACACAGCGGGTATGAATATTCGCTACATTAACGCATCGATGGAAAGTCCCCTTGTCTTTACCCAGGCGGGAGAGGCGCACGAAGTGTATCATCTTCATTCGAATTGTCCAGTTATTGGCATTGTGGATCTGCCCCCTATACAGATTCATGAGCGTACGTTGTGTCCTGGGGATGTAATGGTCATGGTATCAGACGGGGTAGTTGAAGTAGTCAATGCCCAAGGAGTAGAGCTGCGCGACGCCGATGAGTATCTTCACATATTAGAGCGCCATGTGGGTGAACACCCTGCGCAGATGGCTCAAAGTATTGCAGCTCTAGCATTGAATTTCAGTGCGGATCGCACTACCCATGACGACATGACCATTGTGACTGTGCAGGTGAAGAGGTAGGTAATGGGGTTGCTATTTTTTTCTTACCTCTTTGTCGCGGTTTTTGTTTTCGACGTATTCTGTTTAAAGTTTTACACAAGGCGCGCGTATGCACTGCTGGCAAATATAGCCTTGGTATCAGGTGTAGCCTCTTTTTTCTTGTCTTTGTCGCTCACCGCTGTCCTGTACGGTAAAATGAATATCCAGGCATTTTTATTTAAAATTGCACTGATATTTTTTACCCACGCTTCATATCTGTTTTCTGACATGGCGTATCAACTACCCTATTTTAAAAAAAATAAGAGATTTTTCTTATGTAATACGACGATTCATTTGTTTGGAATTCTCATAATCATATTTGGCATGGGTCCGTTTAAATGGAACGTTCTGGTGAGTTTTAAATTTTACCAAAATTATTTGTTTTCTTCTGTTTCGGGTATTGTGTTATACGCGGCGCTTTTTTTTCTAATCATTCCCTGTGTTACGTTCGCAACTTTGGTGAAAAAAGCATTCATGATGAAAAGTATTGCATATCGGCAACAACTCCTGTTTCTCGCGGGGGCAGTGGCTTTGGGTTTTATCACGTGGGTTATTATCTTGTTCTTGTTTGCGGTTTTTCCCTGGGTGTTTGTGTTTTTTCCCTTAGGAGGTGTATTTATAGTTTTATTTTCTCAGTGGGCATTTGCGTCTACTGGAATTGTTTCCTTTAAAGAAGTGGTGTTTGCGCTATCGCGTTTTGTGTTATGCACGGTGGGGTTTTCATGTACAGCAGGTTACATATCGGTATTTTGGGTGCACCGTTTTTCTACGCTTGATATGCAGTTTGTATTTGGTTTTTTTATCGTATATGCGCTGTTTGCTCTACGTGATTATGCCTTTGATGCATGTAGCGTGTTTTTTGGGGAAATTGCTGATTCTGGACAGAAGTTAGCCGCAGAGCTTCAAGCATTAGATTACACGGCAAAACCTGCGCAGGTACTCCGTACGTTTATGGACACATTGCGTATGCGCATCGCGTGTAGAGGATTGACATTTTTACTTGCTGACGAGGCAGGCGTATTCAAGACGGTGTATTCTGATTTTGAAGAGATGGCAACGCATGAGATGGAACATCAGTCGTTACAGTATTTTTTCAATCAAGATGTTCTTATGATCAGAAAATCGGATCCAGTTATTGACCATGCACGTCAGGCAATTCGGACAGATATCCTGCATTTTTTTGATATAACGCACGCCCAGATGATTGTCTTGATTCGGGAAGCTCAAAAACTTATTGGATGTCTATGTTTTGGTATGAAAAACAACGGCGTAGAATATAGCAATCATGATCAGCATGTTTTAGAAAAGTTGTATTCACACTTTGTATTGGTTTCCTATTACTTACAGAATATTGCAAAGCAAGACGTGGTTATCACGGTGGACAAAGAACTTAAAATGTCCCATCAGATTATTGAGTCAATACAACGGAAAAGGGATTTTATTCAGGATGCCTCCGTTGAGGTGGATTCAATTGCGTATTCTGCGCACCAACTTGGGGGCGATTTTGTTGATTTCATTAAACTGTCCGAGAAAAGATACCTGCTAGTTATCGGGGATGTATCGGGGAAAGGTCTGGCAGCGAGTATGTCAATGGTGATTTTGAAGTCTGTACTGAGTACCTTTCTGCGGGGACTGTGCCTGGAAGAAACGGCAGTATTTACAACCTTTATTGAGAAGATAAACCGGTTTATCAAAGACAATTTGCCGTGTGGGACTTTTTTTGCGGGTGTATTCTGTATTCTTGACCTGGCAACCCATACGCTCTACTATGCGAACTGTGGCATACCGCTCATGTCGATGTACGTCGCTTCATACAAGAACGTGGTGGAGATACAAGGCGAGGGGCGCGTGCTGGGTTTTGTTAAAGATGTTATGCCCTTTTTGCGGGTGAGGAAAGTTCAACTCGGTCAGGGGGACGTGGTGGTATTTTCCACTGATGGAATGGTAGAAGTACAAAATTTGCAGCGGGAGCGCTTTGGTAACGAGCGTGTGGATAGGATTCTACAGGAAAGTCATGGTCTTCCGGTTTCTCAAATTACCCGTACTATTTATGCTCGGCTGTGTGAGTTTATGGCGCGAGATATGCAGGATGATGTAACTGTTCTGGCAATAAAGTGCCTTGGGCCTCGGTAGGAAATGAGGAAAAGTTCGGGAGCGCCGTATGGATAATATAAATATCGCCAAAGACGTTCGGCCTGGGTGCGTTTTATTAACGGTGACTGGAGCGGTCAGCTCCTATACTTACGGGGAGTTTGAGTCGCGTGTGCATGGGGCGCTCAAAGAGAATCACGTTGTTTTGGATCTCTCCGGCGTGACGGCTATGTCTTCTTCGGGATTGGGGGTGCTTATCTCTGCATACGATGAGGGACTGAAGTACCAGCGTCGTCTGTGCATTCTTAATCCTTCTGAGAGCGTACGCAGAGCGATAGAGCTGACCGGCTTCTCTGAAATGTTCACGGTAATTAAATCATTAGATGAGTTGGACTAAGTGGCGCGTTGGAACTGCGTGTGCGTATGCAGGGTACGTGTTAGTTGCTCTGGGAAATGCGGTCTCGCCGCAGGGCGTGGATCGGGTGGATCTGCATCGTGTGCGTGCTGCTGCGAAGCGCGCGGCGCTTCCTGCGCGCCTTGCTACGCGTTTGTGTGCACAGGGGAGGGAGTTTTTGCAAGAGCTCGACGCGGTACTTACCACGGAGGGGTATCTGTTGCGTTTGGTTGACAAGAAACATCCCCTGCCAGAAACGTTCGTGCCGAAGCATCTGGTGCCGGTGCGTGAGCAGTGGCTCTTTTTTTCAAAGGGGAGGTCGCTCCTTTTAACTAAGATTGCGTACGAAGCGTTACATCAGCTGATTCAGGCGGCTGCGCGTGACGGGGTGGCACTGTCCGTTGGTTCTGCCTATCGCTCTTTTGCGTATCAGAAAAAGTTGTTCTCCTGGTATGCGCAGGAGCATGGCATGCAGGAGGCTATGCGTTTTTCCGCGCGAGAAGGAACAAGTCAGCACCAGTTGGGGACGGTAGTGGATTTCGGTTCTATCACGCCGGCGTTTGCACGGAGTGATGCAGGGAGGTGGACGCAGCGCAACGCCCATCGTTTTGGATGGTCGCTGTCTTTTCCCCCTGGTTACGAGCAGGTGACGGGGTATGTATGGGAGCCGTGGCATTTCCGTTATGTAGGGGTGCGTGCGTGCGCACTCCAAAAGAAGTGGTTTGAGGATATCCAGCAATACATGCTTGGATTTATTCATGAATGGAAGGTGAACGCATCGTCGTGAGGAGACCGAATGTGGAAGCGGGGTGTGGGCGCACTATTGTGGGGTATGGTGTTGTTGCGCTCTTTTGTGGCATATGCGGATTCGCAGGCGGCTACTGGTGGGCTTTTAAAGGAAATTATGGGGGAGGTGGCATCGATCCGGCTCGAATCAAACATGCTCAAGCAGCAGTTGAGGGAACGGCACGCCGAATCGGCCGCGCTCAAAAAGGCCTTACAGACGCTCGACGTGAAATTGGAGAAGGCCGCCAAGGCCTTGGAGGAATCGGAGCACGCATTGAGCGAATCGAAAGAGTTGATAGAGACATTGAGAAGCGAATTGGAGATATTGAGGCAGCGTGTGAACGCATTGAACATGCGGTTGAGGCGTTTAGAGATCACGAATAATGTTCTTATCGGGGTTGCAGTTGTGTGCGGTGTAGCCGCTATTGGTGCAGGGATATATGCTGCGGTGAAGTGACGGTGTTTGTGTAACCATTTGCCGCAGGCGAGCTCATCCGTGTGGCTGCGCGGGCTTGTGTGCTCTGAAGTCGGGCTGTCGATTCACTGGGGTGCATAAATTGACAGGGTCAGGGGGCGTGTCTACACTGTGAGACATGGACCTCTCTGAAGGCGCGCGTGCGTTAAACGCTGCTCTTGAAGGAACGGTGGTGCACGCGCTGTTATCTCCTCTTGGTTTGCGCGCGTATTTTCCCCACGGGATTGTTGCACAGAATGCAGAGGCGCGGATGCGTGCGCCTGATATGAATGGGGCGGTTGGCATGGTTCTGCGTCATGGGGTGCCGGTGCTTCGTGATACGTTGCATGCGCTTGTTCCTGATCTTTCTTCTTCTGAAATAGTTTCCTACGCGCCGACTGCAGGTATTCCTGCGCTCCGCGAGCGCTGGGCGCGGCGTTTGTGTGCGCGTGATCCTGTGTTGTGTCCGGATGAACCGGACGTTGCAGCAATGCAGAGTGCAGCAGAGCAGGGAGAGCATTCTTGTGCGGCAGTTTTTCCAAAGATGTCGCTTCCTATCGTGTTGCCGGGACTTACGGCAGCGTTGTCCTGTGCTATGGACTTATTTGTGGGTGCAGGACAGACGGTTTTGGTGCCGGCACCGCGCTGGGAAAATTATGATCTCATGCTAGCAGTGCGTTGTGCGGCAACGCCGGTTCCCTTTTCTCTTTTTCGAGCGGGGCGCTTTGATTTGAGCGCGTGCAAGGAAGCGCTGGACGCACAGGCTTCGGATGGGGTGATAAGGTTAATTTTGAATTTCCCCCATAATCCGTCAGGTTATACCCCCACGGAAGAGGAGGCACAGCAATTATACGAGGTGGTGTATGCTTATGCTGACGCAGGGTGTGCGGTACTGGTGATTTGTGACGATGCGTATAGCGGGTTCGAGTATGAGGCGTCTTTGATGCGTGGCTCTTTTTTTGCGCGCTTTGCGCAAGCGCACAAGAATATCTGCGCGTTAAAGATAGATGGGTTAACGAAGGAAGAGTACGCATGGGGATTACGCGTGGGTTTTCTAAGCTGTGCAGGACTCGCTCTTGGTGTTTCCCAGTACCAGGCTTTTGAAAAAAAAGTCATGGGGATGATCCGTGCATCACTTTCATGTACTGCCACGCTTACGCAGACGCTTGCGCTGCGTCTGTTGGCTGAAGAGGATGAGCCTGCTGGGTTGGGTTCAGCCACGGCACGTGAGAGACACCAATTTTTTCAGTTGATGTGTGCACGCTACCGAGAGGTGCAGCGCGTGGTACGTGATCTTACCTGGAGCACAACGGAGTGTGGGGCTGCGGTACCGCTGCGTGTTGAGTTTTTGCCGTGTAATTCTGGTTATTTTACCTGTATCCGTTGCATAGGTTTTTCTGCAGAAACACTGCGCCAATATCTGCTCGAACAGTGCGGAATAGGAACTGTGGCAATTGATGAGCAGCATCTTCGAGTGGCTTTCAGCGCACTTGAGTTACCTGCTATCGAGCGGGTGCTGCGCGCAGTTGTACATACTGCTGTGCAACTGTCTTGCGTTGGTGAGGGCTCACGGTCTTAGTTTTACCGGCGAGGTATGGAGTCCCTGTAGGAGACGGTGCGCATATCTGCGGGAGTGCTTAATTTTTTAAAAGTTGACCTTTTCAAGGGGGTTCGTCATGCTTGCGCACCGCTTGTGTGGGACGCGTATCCATTGAAGTGAGTGTTAGTTTTTGGCTCGTGTTGATTTAAAAAGGAGGACGAAATAATGCCAAAACAAGTAGTCGTTTTTGCTATGTGGTGTATCGGTTTGGGCGTACTGGTATCGCATCCTGTCTCTGCGAAGCAGAATGCTG
Proteins encoded in this region:
- the dnaK gene encoding molecular chaperone DnaK, coding for MGKIIGIDLGTTNSCVAIMEGGEPVVIQNAEGGRTTPSIIGFTSDGGRVVGQPAKNQMVTNPEHTIYSIKRFIGSRFNELTGEAKKVPYKIVPQGDDVRVEVEGKLYSTQEISAFILQKMKKTAEDYLGEAVTEAVITVPAYFNDAQRQATKDAGKIAGLDVKRIINEPTAASLAFGFNKDSKREKIIAVYDLGGGTFDISILELGDGVFEVKSTNGDTHLGGDDFDARIVQWLEQGFKSDTGIDLGNDRMALQRLREAAEKAKIALSSSASTEINLPFITADANGPKHLQRTLSRSEFEKMTDDLFERTKEPCRKALKDAGISADRIDEILLVGGSTRMPKVAHVIKDVFGKEGSKGVNPDEAVAIGAAIQGGILGGDVKDVLLLDVTPLSLGIETMGGVFTPLISRNTTIPTRKSQVFSTAADGQTAVSIHVLQGERGMANQNRTLGNFDLVGIPPAPRGVPQIEVTFDIDANGIVHVSAKDLGTGKEQHIRIESSSGLSESEIDRMVKEAEANAESDKREREKIEARNVADSLIYQTEKTLKEAGDGVNAADRARIDEAIAELKTVLSGDDVASIKAKTEILQQASYKIAEEMYKRQAAAGAAAGKKSDAPSGNEAEGGDVDYEVVKDEDSK
- the dnaJ gene encoding molecular chaperone DnaJ, whose product is MAKKDYYEVLGISKTASGEEIKKAYRRLAIQFHPDRNQGNKEAEERFKEATEAYEVLIDAQKRAAYDRYGFDGLKDMHGAHGFNSSAFQGFEDIFGGGFSDIFENIFGTSSRRGGSGNDGSGGSGRGANLRYDLQISFEEAVYGKKSELHYVRDETCITCKGAGSASGGRKMCPDCKGTGQIRRSTGFFSIAQSCARCGGEGTIIESPCARCAGSGIERKKQKIIVSIPAGVEEGRRITIPRQGNAGRAGGAYGDLYVFVFVRAHEYFEREGADLYCATSISVTQAILGAQVTVRALDGSAQQVRVPAGTQGGALLRVKGMGVPLARGAGDLYVKVLVRIPTTLSARSRALLAEISQEEGENAHPPLLELSSLK
- a CDS encoding STAS domain-containing protein, with the translated sequence MDNINIAKDVRPGCVLLTVTGAVSSYTYGEFESRVHGALKENHVVLDLSGVTAMSSSGLGVLISAYDEGLKYQRRLCILNPSESVRRAIELTGFSEMFTVIKSLDELD
- a CDS encoding PP2C family protein-serine/threonine phosphatase → MGLLFFSYLFVAVFVFDVFCLKFYTRRAYALLANIALVSGVASFFLSLSLTAVLYGKMNIQAFLFKIALIFFTHASYLFSDMAYQLPYFKKNKRFFLCNTTIHLFGILIIIFGMGPFKWNVLVSFKFYQNYLFSSVSGIVLYAALFFLIIPCVTFATLVKKAFMMKSIAYRQQLLFLAGAVALGFITWVIILFLFAVFPWVFVFFPLGGVFIVLFSQWAFASTGIVSFKEVVFALSRFVLCTVGFSCTAGYISVFWVHRFSTLDMQFVFGFFIVYALFALRDYAFDACSVFFGEIADSGQKLAAELQALDYTAKPAQVLRTFMDTLRMRIACRGLTFLLADEAGVFKTVYSDFEEMATHEMEHQSLQYFFNQDVLMIRKSDPVIDHARQAIRTDILHFFDITHAQMIVLIREAQKLIGCLCFGMKNNGVEYSNHDQHVLEKLYSHFVLVSYYLQNIAKQDVVITVDKELKMSHQIIESIQRKRDFIQDASVEVDSIAYSAHQLGGDFVDFIKLSEKRYLLVIGDVSGKGLAASMSMVILKSVLSTFLRGLCLEETAVFTTFIEKINRFIKDNLPCGTFFAGVFCILDLATHTLYYANCGIPLMSMYVASYKNVVEIQGEGRVLGFVKDVMPFLRVRKVQLGQGDVVVFSTDGMVEVQNLQRERFGNERVDRILQESHGLPVSQITRTIYARLCEFMARDMQDDVTVLAIKCLGPR
- a CDS encoding PP2C family protein-serine/threonine phosphatase, with amino-acid sequence MIRRRLAIVKAGSFALLALFFSIFLRFLSPRYSFLGRFVSARDMALLISRYEHLPELSSRDRALLVGFVFMIFALALTEIQRYAHGRIRLVVYRQTETRLFEHFITLLRFCYRNEQLVAAFQEVLEYRADCAVLLMDTISNRVIYNSAARFVSDTRTYDLVLHKFSMDYTWHWSDGIYFFDDDLCLMSDRRRARGVCLSSGELRLFIVCRFIRAVEREVISLLFKEFEEYLNRKRNMSTLLLYSHVSQEWAMMARVQRALLPKALPHTKEICVGAFYQPLVNVSGDYYDVISIDEHLFLFVIGDVSGKGLAASLVMGVVLSTIRIVEDKKNLPEILYAVDRAVKRMHLHDKYTTLFLGLIDTAGMNIRYINASMESPLVFTQAGEAHEVYHLHSNCPVIGIVDLPPIQIHERTLCPGDVMVMVSDGVVEVVNAQGVELRDADEYLHILERHVGEHPAQMAQSIAALALNFSADRTTHDDMTIVTVQVKR
- a CDS encoding M15 family metallopeptidase encodes the protein MSWTKWRVGTACAYAGYVLVALGNAVSPQGVDRVDLHRVRAAAKRAALPARLATRLCAQGREFLQELDAVLTTEGYLLRLVDKKHPLPETFVPKHLVPVREQWLFFSKGRSLLLTKIAYEALHQLIQAAARDGVALSVGSAYRSFAYQKKLFSWYAQEHGMQEAMRFSAREGTSQHQLGTVVDFGSITPAFARSDAGRWTQRNAHRFGWSLSFPPGYEQVTGYVWEPWHFRYVGVRACALQKKWFEDIQQYMLGFIHEWKVNASS
- a CDS encoding aminotransferase class I/II-fold pyridoxal phosphate-dependent enzyme; the protein is MDLSEGARALNAALEGTVVHALLSPLGLRAYFPHGIVAQNAEARMRAPDMNGAVGMVLRHGVPVLRDTLHALVPDLSSSEIVSYAPTAGIPALRERWARRLCARDPVLCPDEPDVAAMQSAAEQGEHSCAAVFPKMSLPIVLPGLTAALSCAMDLFVGAGQTVLVPAPRWENYDLMLAVRCAATPVPFSLFRAGRFDLSACKEALDAQASDGVIRLILNFPHNPSGYTPTEEEAQQLYEVVYAYADAGCAVLVICDDAYSGFEYEASLMRGSFFARFAQAHKNICALKIDGLTKEEYAWGLRVGFLSCAGLALGVSQYQAFEKKVMGMIRASLSCTATLTQTLALRLLAEEDEPAGLGSATARERHQFFQLMCARYREVQRVVRDLTWSTTECGAAVPLRVEFLPCNSGYFTCIRCIGFSAETLRQYLLEQCGIGTVAIDEQHLRVAFSALELPAIERVLRAVVHTAVQLSCVGEGSRS